The following proteins are encoded in a genomic region of Trichocoleus sp. FACHB-46:
- a CDS encoding ABC transporter ATP-binding protein, which translates to MARSPDFREPSLPHPLQRVLGSLSAYRWTAIGALFSTLLLTAAYAVTPQLFRWGIDAGIAQRNLRVVLYSAGWMVGAAIARGLFNFGQSFWAEAASQGVAYDLRNKIFSKIQNLSFSYHDQSQTSQLLTRVTSDIEQIRTFLSTSLMQVISAIVTLVSVAVILLLMNWRLALITLTVVPMAGWLMAQFLSKTSSLFGQVQQQLGDLNAVLQENLFGVRVVKAFVRESTETARYTTLNDALVKTNMKTIRAIHDTFPFIFLLSNLVTVVVVGYGGAAVIGGRFSIGELVAFNSYLLLILQPILLIGFAAPAIAQAAASAERVYEVVDARIEIRDRPHASLFDSCVGRITFEHVFFRYPGATTEALKGVSFETKPKELIAILGMTGSGKSTIMNLLPRFYDVTSGSIRIDGRDVRDFTLESLRSHIGIVFQETTLFSGTLYKNIAYAKPDATLEEVIEVAKTAQMHDFITSLPDGYETIVGERGVGLSGGQKQRIAIARTLLTDYKILILDDSTSAVDAKTAAQIQTELDNLMRQKACTTFVIAQRISTVQNADRILLMDKGRLVAQGTHEELMFNSPLYGAILESQVKQKERV; encoded by the coding sequence TTGGCGCGCTCACCAGACTTTCGAGAACCCTCATTGCCGCACCCGCTCCAGCGAGTCCTGGGCAGTTTAAGTGCTTACCGCTGGACTGCGATCGGTGCTTTGTTCAGCACCCTACTCCTGACCGCTGCCTACGCGGTGACGCCTCAACTATTTCGTTGGGGCATTGATGCAGGGATTGCTCAGAGAAATTTGCGGGTAGTTCTCTATAGTGCGGGCTGGATGGTGGGGGCCGCGATCGCCAGAGGTTTATTCAACTTTGGTCAAAGCTTTTGGGCGGAGGCAGCATCCCAAGGAGTGGCCTATGATTTGCGGAATAAAATTTTTAGTAAGATTCAAAACCTCAGTTTTAGCTACCACGACCAATCGCAAACCTCACAACTACTGACTCGCGTCACCAGCGATATCGAGCAAATTCGCACGTTTTTAAGCACCAGCTTGATGCAGGTCATTAGTGCGATCGTGACATTAGTGAGCGTCGCTGTAATTTTGCTGCTGATGAATTGGCGATTGGCACTGATTACGCTGACTGTGGTGCCGATGGCGGGATGGCTGATGGCCCAATTCCTCAGCAAAACGAGTAGCTTATTTGGGCAAGTGCAACAGCAACTCGGTGATTTGAATGCAGTATTGCAGGAGAACTTGTTTGGCGTGCGAGTGGTGAAAGCGTTTGTGCGCGAGTCTACCGAAACGGCACGCTACACAACGCTGAATGACGCTTTGGTCAAGACCAACATGAAGACCATTCGCGCCATTCACGACACGTTTCCTTTTATCTTTTTGCTGAGTAATTTAGTCACCGTAGTTGTCGTGGGCTACGGCGGTGCAGCGGTGATTGGCGGGCGCTTCTCGATTGGAGAACTAGTCGCGTTCAACTCCTACTTGCTCCTGATTCTGCAACCGATTCTGTTGATTGGTTTTGCCGCCCCTGCGATCGCCCAAGCTGCTGCCTCGGCGGAACGAGTGTATGAGGTAGTAGATGCCAGAATTGAGATTCGCGATCGCCCCCATGCCAGCTTGTTTGACAGTTGCGTGGGCAGAATCACCTTTGAGCATGTTTTCTTCCGCTATCCCGGAGCTACAACCGAAGCCCTAAAAGGCGTTTCTTTTGAAACCAAACCCAAAGAACTGATTGCAATTTTGGGCATGACGGGTTCTGGCAAAAGCACCATCATGAACCTGTTACCGCGTTTCTATGATGTAACCTCTGGCTCAATCCGGATTGATGGTCGAGATGTGCGAGACTTCACCCTAGAAAGTCTGCGATCGCACATTGGCATTGTCTTCCAAGAAACCACACTATTCTCTGGCACTCTCTACAAAAACATTGCCTATGCCAAACCAGATGCAACTCTAGAAGAAGTGATTGAGGTGGCAAAAACCGCCCAAATGCACGACTTTATCACCAGCCTGCCGGATGGTTACGAAACCATTGTGGGAGAACGTGGCGTAGGCTTATCGGGAGGCCAAAAACAACGGATTGCGATCGCCCGAACTCTCCTGACTGACTACAAAATCCTCATCCTAGATGACAGCACCTCTGCCGTCGATGCCAAAACTGCCGCCCAGATCCAAACGGAACTTGATAACCTGATGCGCCAAAAAGCTTGCACAACTTTTGTGATTGCCCAACGCATTAGTACTGTCCAGAACGCCGATCGCATTTTACTCATGGATAAAGGCAGATTAGTCGCCCAAGGAACTCATGAGGAGCTGATGTTCAATAGTCCCCTCTACGGAGCAATTTTAGAGTCTCAGGTTAAGCAAAAGGAGAGAGTATGA
- a CDS encoding ABC transporter ATP-binding protein, producing the protein MTSAGPVVAAEQKASRQLSTLQRFLQYLRPYKKEVPIALLLVAIGAATQSIGPFLIGWSIDNLIIQGNLSGLLLMLALLALIYILGITAIRGQILRVGWIMQRLLGQLRQDIFTKIQSLPISFFDRSEAGDLMSRLLNDVNTVNQAFGQTIAQMLGNTFSLFGIIIAMFSINFKLGLLSNLAVPLMIFTTSFFARWARARFRVTRQTIGDLSAKLEEGITSVREAQAFNRVELNIAEFDLVNAANRDANVQAVAITAAFLPSIDFLNTLATAAVLAYGGYLAVTGAATVGVVTAFLLYVQQFFRPIQILSQFYTQAQSALAGLERIFLLLDEPSQLQDAPDATEMPPIQGEVAFENVAFGYSPSQLVLKEVHLCAKPGQMIALVGPTGAGKSTIINLILRFYDVTGGAVKIDGVDIRSVTQASLRRQIGIVLQDNILFSGTVAENIAFGSPHATQADIEAAAQLANVHEFVISLPQGYSTQLGERGAPLSQGQRQLVSIARAVLINPRILILDEATSSIDTRTEALVQDAIARLLKGRTSFVIAHRLSTVTQADQVLVIQQGQIVESGTHAELIAQQGIYANLYALQLGAPAAA; encoded by the coding sequence ATGACAAGTGCAGGGCCAGTTGTCGCAGCGGAGCAAAAGGCGAGCCGTCAGCTCTCAACCTTGCAGCGCTTTCTGCAGTATCTTCGACCTTATAAAAAAGAGGTTCCGATCGCTCTCCTTTTAGTAGCGATCGGCGCTGCAACTCAGTCTATTGGCCCGTTCCTCATTGGTTGGTCAATCGACAACCTCATCATCCAAGGAAATCTATCAGGATTGCTGTTGATGCTAGCATTGCTAGCGTTAATTTATATCCTGGGCATCACAGCGATCCGAGGTCAGATCTTGCGGGTGGGCTGGATTATGCAGCGATTGCTGGGTCAACTTCGCCAAGATATTTTCACCAAGATTCAGAGTCTCCCGATCAGCTTTTTCGATCGCAGTGAAGCGGGCGATTTGATGAGCCGTCTGCTAAATGATGTGAACACCGTGAATCAGGCATTTGGCCAGACGATCGCGCAAATGCTGGGTAACACATTCAGCTTGTTCGGCATCATTATTGCCATGTTCTCGATCAACTTCAAGTTAGGGTTATTGAGCAATCTAGCAGTGCCCCTGATGATCTTTACCACTAGCTTTTTTGCGCGCTGGGCCAGAGCTAGGTTCCGCGTCACCCGCCAGACCATTGGCGATCTCTCTGCCAAGTTAGAAGAAGGCATCACCAGTGTCCGAGAAGCCCAAGCCTTTAACCGTGTAGAGCTGAATATTGCAGAGTTTGATTTGGTAAATGCGGCTAACCGGGATGCCAATGTCCAAGCGGTCGCGATTACTGCGGCGTTTCTCCCCTCCATCGATTTTCTCAATACATTGGCGACGGCTGCGGTATTGGCTTATGGCGGTTACTTAGCAGTAACTGGAGCTGCCACTGTGGGAGTCGTTACGGCTTTCTTGCTGTATGTGCAACAGTTCTTTCGCCCTATTCAAATTCTCAGCCAGTTTTATACTCAAGCACAATCAGCCCTAGCAGGTTTGGAGCGGATCTTTTTGCTACTCGATGAACCCTCCCAACTCCAGGACGCTCCTGACGCTACAGAAATGCCACCGATTCAGGGAGAAGTGGCTTTTGAAAATGTCGCCTTCGGTTATAGCCCCAGTCAATTAGTGCTAAAGGAAGTCCATCTCTGTGCCAAACCAGGCCAAATGATTGCTTTGGTGGGGCCAACGGGAGCAGGGAAGAGTACAATTATTAACTTGATTCTGCGCTTCTATGATGTGACGGGTGGGGCAGTCAAAATTGATGGAGTAGATATCCGTAGTGTCACCCAAGCCAGCCTGCGCCGCCAGATTGGCATCGTTTTGCAAGACAATATTCTCTTCAGCGGCACTGTGGCAGAGAACATTGCTTTTGGTTCTCCTCATGCGACTCAAGCAGATATTGAAGCTGCTGCTCAACTCGCGAATGTGCATGAGTTTGTCATCTCCCTACCCCAGGGATACTCAACCCAATTAGGAGAGCGAGGAGCACCCCTCAGCCAAGGACAACGGCAACTAGTCAGTATTGCTCGTGCTGTCTTGATCAACCCCCGAATTCTAATTCTCGATGAAGCCACCAGCAGCATTGACACCCGCACTGAAGCTTTAGTCCAAGATGCGATCGCCCGTCTCCTAAAGGGTCGTACCAGTTTCGTGATCGCCCATCGCCTCAGCACTGTCACCCAAGCCGATCAAGTTCTAGTGATTCAGCAGGGACAAATTGTAGAATCTGGCACTCATGCCGAACTAATCGCTCAACAAGGTATCTACGCCAACCTCTACGCCCTCCAACTCGGTGCACCCGCAGCAGCCTGA